The Leptospiraceae bacterium DNA segment GCTTGGTAGTACCAAAAACAAGGACGTCGAACATGCACTCTCCAAGGAGATTTTTCGCCTTCAGAAACTACATGAAAACCAAGTTCGCCATTACCCGCTTCGGTCGCCATATAATACTCACCGGCAGGGACTTTGATTCCGTGCATGATGAGTTTGAAATGATAAATTAATTCTTCCATACTTGTATATACTTTGTGTTTTTCAGGAAGAAATATATGAGGAAGATCTGCGTGATAAGAACCTTCAGGGATACCATCTATTAGCTGCTCGATGATTCGAATGGATTGACGCATTTCTTCCATACGAACAAGAGTTCTGTGTAATACAGAGCCATCTTCCCCGATTGGAATATCAAAATCAACTTTGTCATAAAGCATATACGGAGTATCCTTACGAACATCCCAGTCTACACCAGCAGCACGAAGATTTGGACCAGTAAATCCAAATGCAATCGCGTCATCAGCAGTTATTCCGCCTACACCCGCAGTTCTATCATTAAAAATTTTATTACGAATCAAAAGAGTGTTAAACTCATCCATTGCTGGTTTAAGCCCAGTAATGACTTCCTTTACTTCTTTTACGAATTCAGGATAGATGTCTCTTTCCATACCACCTACACGGCAGAAAGTTGTCGTTAGCCGCGCACCGGTGAGTTTTTCTAGAATGCTATGGATATTTTCTCTATGGTGAAACATGTGAAGCATTCCAGAAAAAGCACCCAAGTCTACACCTAAAATTCCATTACAAATAATATGATCCATGATACGTGAAAGTTCGGAAATAATCATACGAACGTATGTAACTCTCTCTGGAACTTCTATTTGTAGCATTTTTTCAACGGTCAATATCCACCCAATATTATTCATAGGAGTAGATATATAATTCATGCGATCCGTACAAACTAAGAACTGATTGTAATCGTATCGTTCGCCTAATTTTTCGAAACATCGATGCACATAACCAATGACTGCATCGGCTTCTACAATCCTTTCTCCGTCTAATTGAATTACATTTTGTAAAATCCCATGAGTAGCTGGATGCGAAGGTCCGAGGTTAACAAGGAGATGCCCTTCAGGAAGATTATCAAATTTTCCTTTGAACTTAATCGCTGTTTTGTCATACATTGCCATGATTATACCTCCTTGTCTTCTTGGTGAATATGTAATAGATCTGAAATGAGATAATCCTGCCCAAATCCTTCGAGCGGATAATCCTTTCTTAACGGATGACCTTGAAAATTATCAGGAAGTAAAATACGCTCCATTTGGGGATGTCCACTGAACTCAATTCCGAACATATCAAATACTTCTCTCTCAGGCCAATTTGCCCCTTTGAAAATTGGAACGATAGTCGGAATGGTTTCGCCTTCTTCCAAAGGAACTTTTAGCATAATTCGAAAATGTTTGTTTGCAGTTGACCTTAGCATGTAACAAACTTCGAAACGAGGCGTTTTTTTGCCGAGCCAATCAATGGCAGTCAAATCATTCAAAAATGTAAATTGTAATTCTTTGTCCTCTTTGAGTGCTTTGATGACTGGGAAAATTCCTTCCGATTTAATAAAGAAGGATGGAATATTACTAGTAACCGCTTCCTCTTTAAAAACAAAGGAAGACAGTTTGGATTTGATAAAGGATTCTACTTTTTCTTTCATCGTACTATAACTGGTCTATTTTTCTCGTTGATCTCGTCGATCTTTCTCATCACTTCTTGACGGCGTGCCTCAAGTCCTTGGGT contains these protein-coding regions:
- a CDS encoding NADH-quinone oxidoreductase subunit D, with the protein product MYDKTAIKFKGKFDNLPEGHLLVNLGPSHPATHGILQNVIQLDGERIVEADAVIGYVHRCFEKLGERYDYNQFLVCTDRMNYISTPMNNIGWILTVEKMLQIEVPERVTYVRMIISELSRIMDHIICNGILGVDLGAFSGMLHMFHHRENIHSILEKLTGARLTTTFCRVGGMERDIYPEFVKEVKEVITGLKPAMDEFNTLLIRNKIFNDRTAGVGGITADDAIAFGFTGPNLRAAGVDWDVRKDTPYMLYDKVDFDIPIGEDGSVLHRTLVRMEEMRQSIRIIEQLIDGIPEGSYHADLPHIFLPEKHKVYTSMEELIYHFKLIMHGIKVPAGEYYMATEAGNGELGFHVVSEGEKSPWRVHVRRPCFWYYQAFSHMVKGSLIADSIATMSSLNVIAGELDC
- a CDS encoding NADH-quinone oxidoreductase subunit C encodes the protein MKEKVESFIKSKLSSFVFKEEAVTSNIPSFFIKSEGIFPVIKALKEDKELQFTFLNDLTAIDWLGKKTPRFEVCYMLRSTANKHFRIMLKVPLEEGETIPTIVPIFKGANWPEREVFDMFGIEFSGHPQMERILLPDNFQGHPLRKDYPLEGFGQDYLISDLLHIHQEDKEV